AGGTTTGGGCATTGGTATCGACCGTATGATAATGTTGTTTACTGACAGCCATACCATCCGCGACGTTATCCTGTTCCCGGCAATGCGTCCACATACGCATAAATAATCATTTTTTGATTAAAACCAACCAGTTAAATGCTCTGTCCGGTTAATCGGATAGGGCGTTTTTTTACATACATCACAAAAACTTAAACAACTGACTGAAATATAGACAAATATTAACAATATACGACTTGTTGAGATTCAGTAAGAGGTATATAGCAAAATCATATTAATCTGACATAATATCTGGATTCAAATGACAAAGGATAAAATGAAGATGGGCTACATAGGCCTGAGCTTTGTATATGATCTTCTCCATTTCTGCTTCAATCCTCCTACAAAGGAAGAAAATACAATGAATTAGGATTCCTAATATCATAAAAAATAGTATGCTGCCTGGGATCTTAGGTTGTCACGAGACTACTTGCGATTTAGTTAATAGCTGCAAATACATTTACACCTGTAAGATTAGCTGTGAAATTCCACAATCTTAAGGCTTCTACCGGATCAACGGCATATTCACAAACACCAACAAAGGGTTCTTCATAATCTGATGCAAGTCCGGTAATGTCACAATCTTCACAATAAAGTCCACCTAGTCCGTTCAAGACAGGGCTTGTTGCTGCCCATACCTCAGTTGCAGCCCCTTGCGCAGGAGATTTAAAAGTTGGATCAATCGGATTACCCTCCTTATCCATCCATCCCTCATTCGCCATTTCTTCATAAGACAAATGCCGTTGGAGTGGGGTAAATATTTTACCCGGATGCAAAGAAAATGCTCTGATGTTCTTGTTTTTTCCATACGTATCCAGTTGCAATGCAAAAAGCACATTAGCAGTTTTAGACTGTGCATATGCCACCCACTTGTCATAACCACTAGTGAACTGGATATCGTCCCATCTGATTGGAGAATTATGATGCCCAGCAGATGAAACGCATACAACTCTCCCTCCAGATCGGATATTGTTCCATATAAGATTCACCAGTACATAATGGCCAATATGATTTGTAGCAAACTGCGATTCCCATCCTGGACCAACCCGTTTTTCTGGAGAAGCCATGATGCCAGCATTACAAATCACATAATCAAAGATATATCTATTCGCATTGACATAAGCCGCCAATGTCCTGACAGAATTTATGTCCGAAAGATCAAGTGGAAGAATGGTAATATTGGTTAACTCACTTAAAGCATTAGATGCACTCTTCATATCCCTTGCCCCCACTACCACATGAGCACCTGCTT
The sequence above is drawn from the Xenorhabdus ishibashii genome and encodes:
- a CDS encoding SDR family NAD(P)-dependent oxidoreductase; the protein is MRVQKPINSGFSASSTASDVLKGIDIKGKTAFITGGHSGLGYEATKALSEAGAHVVVGARDMKSASNALSELTNITILPLDLSDINSVRTLAAYVNANRYIFDYVICNAGIMASPEKRVGPGWESQFATNHIGHYVLVNLIWNNIRSGGRVVCVSSAGHHNSPIRWDDIQFTSGYDKWVAYAQSKTANVLFALQLDTYGKNKNIRAFSLHPGKIFTPLQRHLSYEEMANEGWMDKEGNPIDPTFKSPAQGAATEVWAATSPVLNGLGGLYCEDCDITGLASDYEEPFVGVCEYAVDPVEALRLWNFTANLTGVNVFAAIN